The proteins below come from a single Ovis aries strain OAR_USU_Benz2616 breed Rambouillet chromosome 18, ARS-UI_Ramb_v3.0, whole genome shotgun sequence genomic window:
- the MAP1A gene encoding microtubule-associated protein 1A isoform X3 — MDGVAEFSEYVSETVDVPSPFDLLEPPTSGGFLKLSKPCCYIFPGGRGDSALFAVNGFNILVDGGSDRKSCFWKLVRHLDRIDSVLLTHIGADNLPGINGLLQRKVAELEEEQSQGSSSYSDWVKNLISPELGVVFFNVPDKLRLPDASRKAKRSIEEACLTLQHLNRLGIQAEPLYRVVSNTIEPLTLFHKMGVGRLDMYVLNPVKDSKEMQFLMQKWAGNSKAKTGIVLANGKEAEISVPYLTSITALVVWLPANPTEKIVRVLFPGNAPQNKILEGLEKLRHLDFLRYPVATQKDLATGAVPANLKPSKIKQRADSRESLKATTKTPVGKLAKREEVAEEGAKEARSELAKELAKTEKKAKESSEKPPEKPAKPERVKTESSEALKAEKRKLIKDKVGKKHLKEKISKLEEKKDKEKKEIKKERKELKKDEGRKEEKKDAKKEEKKKDTKPEVKKISKPDLKPFTPEVRKTLYKAKAPGRVKVDKSRATRGEKELSSEPRTPPAQKGAAPLPARELALSSPEDLTQDFEELKREERELLTEQRDARLGEKPLPPDTAEEGLPSTVAQVAPPSVPGLEAEVPVMEEKEVVPDVPEERGSKDRGPDSGAETEEEKDTWEEKKPKEAEGLPDRTEAREESEPEVKEDVIEKAELEEMEELPPSDEEEEEETKAEGFYQKHMQEALKVTPRGKEALGGREPGLQGKAPEKETSSFLSSLATPAGATEHVSYIQDETIPGYSETEQTISDEEIHDEPEERAAPPRFPTGTYDLPGPEGPGPFEASQPADTAVPATASKAYGAPETELTYPPNMVAAPLAEEEHVSSATSITECDKLSSFATSVAEDQSVASLTAPQTEETGKSSLLLDTVTSIPSSRTEATQGLDYVPSAGTISPTSSLEEDKGFKSPPYEDFSVTGESEKRGEMVGRGLSGERALEEEEKEETANVQMSEKLHGQYGPPMFAAPGHVLHPGEPALGEAEERCLSPDDSTVKMASPPPSGPPSATHTPFHQSPVEEKSEPQDFQEADSWGDTKSIPGVGKEVAAEETAKPGPDKGALEEEEKVPSPRSPQAQEVPISIAGGQAGRTIQLLPEQDKAIVLETVEVGEPAGPVQETEALPKDLRTSLQELGEPQKEEVLRIPDRGLSPEEAESLSVLSVVSPDAAKKQDATPRSPCGLMEQRLHTDLWPQGSPEDTRSLSFSEESPSKETSLDISSKQLSPESLGTLQFGELSLGKEEKGPLIQAEDTALHLAPVSIPEAQAATASPPTDGTSGYSARADITDESPDGKLPASSFSPTALLGDGRRSPGVITSLGEHILTPDSSLTKSPESLPSPAVEDIVMEWEGKVPKLKDRPPEQEKGPEPTDEALQQQGQTLEQRDTVTEQRDTAICWKDEVLEEKDKAWEPQDQAVEQKGRDSEHRDTVLDQKAQAPEGKDKDLEPKDRGLEHKDTAPDQKAQAPEGKDKDLEPKDRGLEHRDTAPDQKAQAPEGKDKDLEPKDRGLEAKDKALEQEDKVPEEKDKILEQKIRDLEHKDTVPEDTVPELKGKALEQKDEASEQDKAPEEKDKAQKDQAPEQKDQALAQKYWALEQKAEALEQTIKATEQKDKFLEEKDKTQEQESPVQEDKIMAPKEKILGEKSPEKVKAVEQKEAVLEKRKTLGLEESPVQEDKAWEQEKYQKEQEKYQKEQDVVQEWRETPPSSRELAGEQKEPARTWEDTSEQEDTYWRGREDVVLEEDTYWQELSCERKVWFPHELGGPGARPRYTEERESTFLDEGPDDEHEVPPLEHTPQSPWASDFKGFQEPAPQKGLEVERWLAESPVGLPPEEEDKLTRSPFEIISPPASPPEMAAQRVLPAPEQESPIPDPKLLPPMRDEPTTRSWLADIPPWVPKDRPLPPAPLSPAPAPPTPAPEPHTRAPFSWDTAEDDGVVAAVQEGAAELEGGPYSPLGKDYRKAEEEREEEVGVPDHSPQSSQVPKASESHASEEPEQTEPEQREPTPYPDERSFQYADIYEQMMLTGLGPACPTREPPLGAAGDWPPHISTKEEAAGRDTPAEKELSSPVSPHRLQFDTPAFSYAALAGPAVPPRQEPEPGLGMDPSLTPPAVPPRAPIPQSQGPSPPLNGHILSCSPDRRTPSPKEPGRSPWDDSPSDSELEKGAREQPEKEAQSPSPPYPTPAGPSALWPESEARTSPSSDSHLGPARPSLDFPASAFGFSSLQPAPPQLPSPAEPRSAPCGSLAFSGDRALALAPGPPARARHDEYLEVTKAPSLDSSLPQLPSPGSPGAPLLSSLPRPASPVLSEGSSSEATTPVISSVAEGFPPGLGAAEPGSIELVPGMEATAHGLWDLASLSPAPPASLDLAPAPAPSLPGDMDDGTLPCRLECSGAAAKKPSPSQGPSRDGATNGPTETSPKPPGPAPAEAEACPAWERGAWPEGAERSPRPDTLLSPEQPPCPEAAPGDQPRSGSPETEAGPQGCATEPRPHRGELSPSFLNPPLPRSTDDSDPSTEEARLIGRGGRRRAGAPGATGGPCPVADETPPTSASDSGSSQSDSDVPPETEECPSITAEAALDSDEDGDFLPVDKAGGVSGTHHPRPGHDPPPLPQPDPRPAPPRPDVCMADPEGLSSESGRVERLREKEKAQGRVGRRAPGRAKPASPARRLDLRGKRSPTPGKGTADRTSRVPPRPRSTASQVTPAEEKDGHSPMSKGLVNGLKAGPTALGSKGGSGAPVYVDLAYIPNHCSGKTADLDFFRRVRASYYVVSGNDPANGEPSRAVLDALLEGKAQWGENLQVTLIPTHDTEVTREWYQQTHEQQQQLNVLVLASSSTVVMQDESFPACKIEF; from the exons ATGGATGGCGTGGCTGAATTTTCCGAGTACGTCTCTGAGACTGTGGATGTGCCGTCCCCCTTCGACCTGCTGGAGCCCCCCACCTCAGGCGGCTTCCTCAAGCTCTCCAAGCCTTGCTGCtacatcttccctggtggccgcGGGGACTCGGCCCTCTTTGCCGTTAATGGTTTCAACATCCTGGTGGACGGTGGCTCTGACCGCAAGTCCTGCTTCTGGAAGCTAGTGCGGCATCTGGACCGCATCGACTCGGTGCTGCTCACCCACATCGGGGCCGACAACCTGCCAGGCATCAATGGGCTTCTGCAGCGCAAAGTGGCAGAACTGGAAgaggagcaatcccagggctccAGCAGCTACAGCGACTGGGTGAAGAACCTCATCTCCCCAGAGCTGGGGGTTGTCTTCTTCAATGTGCCCGATAAGCTGCGGCTGCCGGATGCCTCGCGCAAGGCCAAGCGCAGCATTGAGGAGGCCTGCCTCACTCTGCAGCACTTAAACCGCCTGGGCATCCAGGCTGAGCCCCTGTACCGCGTGGTCAGCAACACCATAGAACCTCTCACCCTCTTCCACAAGATGGGTGTGGGCCGCCTGGACATGTACGTCCTCAACCCTGtcaaggacagcaaggagatgcagTTCCTCATGCAAAAGTGGGCGGGCAACAGTAAAGCCAAGACGGGCATCGTGCTGGCTAATGGGAAGGAGGCTGAGATCTCGGTGCCCTACCTGACCTCCATCACCGCTCTGGTGGTCTGGTTGCCAGCCAACCCCACTGAGAAGATCGTGCGCGTCCTTTTCCCAGGGAATGCCCCCCAGAACAAGATCTTGGAGGGCCTGGAAAAGCTTCGACACCTGGACTTCCTGCGCTACCCTGTGGCCACACAGAAGGACCTGGCCACTGGGGCTGTGCCTGCCAACCTCAAACCCAGCAAAATCAAACAGCGAGCTGACAGCAGAGAGAGCCTCAAGGCCACGACCAAGACACCCGTGGGCAAGCTGGCCAAACGGGAGGAGGTGGCCGAAGAGGGAGCCAAGGAGGCTCGCTCAGAACTGGCCAAAGAGTTAGCCAAGAccgaaaagaaagcaaaagagtcgTCTGAgaagcccccagagaagcccGCCAAGCCCGAGAGGGTGAAGACAGAGTCGAGCGAGGCACTGAAGGCAGAGAAGCGAAAGCTGATCAAAGACAAAGTGGGGAAGAAGCACCTGAAAGAAAAGATATCAAagctggaagagaaaaaagacaaagagaaaaaagagatcaagaaggagaggaaggagctcaagaaggatgaaggaaggaaggaggaaaagaaggatgccaagaaggaggagaagaagaaagacacCAAACCTGAGGTCAAAAAGATTTCCAAGCCAGACCTGAAGCCCTTTACCCCTGAGGTGCGGAAGACCCTCTACAAAGCCAAGGCCCCCGGCAGAGTCAAAGTGGACAAGAGCCGGGCTACCCGTGGGGAGAAGGAGCTGTCCTCCGAGCCCCGCACACCCCCGGCCCAGAAGGGGGCCGCACCCCTCCCAGCAAGGGAGCTGGCCTTGTCTTCACCAGAAGACCTTACACAGGACTTTGAGGAGTTGAAACGTGAGGAGAGGGAGTTGCTGACTGAACAAAGGGACGCAAGACTAGGCGAGAAACCGCTCCCCCCGGACACTGCTGAGGAGGGACTCCCGAGCACAGTGGCTCAGGTGGCACCACCCTCTGTCCCCGGGCTAGAAGCAGAAGTGCCTGtgatggaggagaaagaggtTGTCCCAGACGTCCCTGAGGAACGAGGCAGCAAGGACAGAGGCCCAGACTCTGGGgcagaaacagaggaagagaaagataccTGGGAGGAAAAGAAGCCAAAGGAAGCCGAGGGGCTCCCTGACAGAACAGAAGCCCGAGAGGAAAGTGAACCTGAGGTAAAGGAAGATGTGATAGAGAAGGCCGAGTTAGAGGAGATGGAGGAGCTGCCCCCTTCcgatgaggaggaagaagaggagacaaAGGCAGAGGGTTTTTACCAAAAGCACATGCAAGAAGCCTTGAAGGTGACGCCAAGGGGCAAAGAGGCTCTCGGCGGCCGGGAACCGGGACTCCAAGGCAAGGCCCCGGAGAAGGAGACCTCGTCATTCCTAAGCAGCCTGGCCACCCCAGCAGGAGCCACTGAGCACGTGTCTTACATCCAGGACGAGACGATCCCTGGCTACTCCGAGACCGAGCAGACCATCTCGGATGAAGAGATCCATGACGAGCCTGAGGAGCGCGCGGCCCCACCTAGGTTTCCGACAGGAACCTATGACCTCCCTGGGCCTGAAGGTCCCGGCCCCTTTGAGGCCAGCCAGCCTGCTGACACCGCTGTTCCCGCCACCGCCAGCAAGGCCTACGGAGCACCAGAGACGGAACTCACCTACCCCCCCAACATGGTGGCCGCCCCTCTGGCAGAAGAGGAGCACGTGTCCTCGGCCACCTCGATCACTGAGTGTGACAAGCTCTCTTCCTTTGCCACGTCCGTGGCCGAGGACCAGTCCGTGGCTTCACTCACggccccacagacagaggagacgggCAAGAGCTCCCTGCTGCTTGACACGGTCACGAGCATCCCCTCATCCCGCACTGAAGCCACTCAGGGCCTGGACTACGTGCCATCGGCCGGCACCATCTCACCCACCTCCTCACTGGAAGAAGACAAAGGCTTCAAGTCACCACCCTATGAGGACTTCTCTGTGACTGGGGagtcagagaagagaggagagatggTAGGGAGAGGCTTATCTGGAGAgagggccctggaggaggaagagaaagaggagaccGCCAATGTACAGATGTCAGAGAAACTGCATGGTCAGTATGGACCCCCGATGTTTGCCGCCCCCGGGCACGTCCTCCACCCAGGGGAACCAGCCCTTGGAGAGGCGGAGGAGCGCTGCCTCAGCCCAGATGACAGCACAGTGAAGATGGCCTCTCCGCCACCATCTGGCCCACCCAGTGCCACCCACACGCCCTTTCATCAGTCCCCAGTGGAGGAAAAGTCTGAGCCCCAAGACTTTCAGGAAGCAGACTCCTGGGGAGATACCAAGAGTATCCCAGGTGTGGGCAAGGAAGTTGCTGCAGAAGAGACCGCCAAGCCAGGGCCTGACAAGGGcgcactggaggaggaagagaaggtgcCTTCTCCCAGGAGCCCCCAGGCCCAGGAGGTACCCATCAGCATAGCTGGGGGACAGGCCGGCCGCACCATCCAGCTGCTGCCAGAACAGGACAAAGCCATCGTCCTTGAGACTGTGGAGGTGGGAGAGCCCGCAGGCCCAGTTCAAGAAACAGAAGCCCTACCCAAAGACTTGAGAACCTCACTCCAAGAACTTGGGGAACCTCAGAAAGAGGAGGTGCTCCGAATTCCTGACCGAGGCCTCTCCCCTGAAGAGGCAGAGTCCCTCTCTGTCCTCAGCGTGGTCTCCCCAGATGCTGCCAAAAAGCAAGACGCCACCCCGAGGTCTCCCTGTGGCCTGATGGAGCAGCGCCTCCACACAGACCTGTGGCCTCAGGGATCGCCAGAAGACACCCGGTCACTGTCTTTCTCAGAGGAGAGTCCCAGCAAGGAGACCTCACTGGACATCTCTTCCAAGCAGCTGTCTCCAGAAAGCCTTGGCACCCTCCAGTTTGGGGAACTAAgccttggaaaggaagaaaaggggccCCTGATACAGGCTGAGGACACCGCTCTCCACCTAGCCCCTGTGTCTATTCCAGAAGCCCAGGCAGCCACAGCATCACCTCCCACAGATGGGACCAGTGGATACTCCGCACGGGCAGACATCACAGATGAGAGCCCTGATGGAAAATTACCCGCCAGTTCCTTCTCTCCCACTGCGCTGCTAGGCGATGGGAGGCGCTCACCTGGAGTGATCACAAGCTTGGGTGAACACATTCTCACACCTGATAGCTCCCTCACCAAGAGCCCTGAGTCCTTGCCAAGCCCTGCCGTGGAGGATATTGTCATGGAGTGGGAAGGCAAAGTTCCAAAGTTGAAAGACAGACCCCCAGAGCAGGAGAAGGGACCCGAGCCCACGGATGAAGCCCTTCAGCAGCAGGGCCAAACCCTGGAACAGAGGGACACTGTCACGGAGCAGAGGGACACAGCCATCTGTTGGAAAGATGAGGTTCTGGAGGAGAAGGACAAGGCTTGGGAGCCACAGGATCAGGCTGTGGAACAAAAAGGCAGAGACTCAGAACACAGGGACACAGTCCTGGATCAGAAGGCCCAAGCCCCGGAAGGAAAAGATAAAGACTTAGAACCTAAAGACAGAGGCTTAGAACACAAGGACACAGCCCCGGATCAGAAGGCCCAGGCCCCGgaaggaaaagacaaagactTAGAACCTAAAGACAGAGGCTTAGAACATAGGGACACAGCCCCGGATCAGAAGGCCCAGGCCCCGgaaggaaaagacaaagactTAGAACCTAAAGACAGAGGCTTAGAAGCAAAAGACAAGGCCCTAGAACAGGAGGACAAGGTcccagaagagaaagataaaatcttAGAACAAAAAATCAGAGACTTGGAACATAAAGACACTGTTCCAGAAGACACGGTCCCTGAACTGAAGGGGAAGGCCTTAGAACAGAAAGATGAAGCCTCTGAACAGGACAAGGCCCCAGAAGAGAAGGACAAGGCCCAGAAGGACCAGGCCCCAGAACAGAAGGACCAGGCCTTAGCTCAAAAATACTGGGCTCTCGAACAGAAGGCTGAAGCACTTGAACAAACGATTAAGGCCACtgaacaaaaagataaatttctGGAAGAGAAGGACAAAACTCAGGAGCAGGAGAGCCCTGTGCAGGAGGATAAAATCATGGCACCGAAGGAGAAGATCCTAGGGGAAAAATCTCCAGAAAAAGTCAAGGCTGTGGAACAGAAAGAAGCTGTGCTGGAGAAGAGGAAAACTCTGGGGCTGGAAGAGAGCCCAGTGCAGGAGGACAAGGCCTGGGAGCAGGAGAAGTACCAGAAGGAGCAGGAGAAGTACCAGAAGGAGCAGGATGTGGTCCAGGAGTGGCGAGAAACACCTCCAAGCAGCAGAGAACTGGCTGGAGAACAGAAAGAGCCTGCCCGGACGTGGGAGGACACATCTGAGCAGGAAGACACGTACTGGAGGGGCAGAGAGGATGtggtcctggaggaggacacgtaCTGGCAGGAGCTGAGCTGCGAGCGGAAGGTCTGGTTCCCTCATGAGCTGGGGGGCCCGGGGGCCCGGCCACGGTACACAGAAGAGCGGGAGAGCACCTTCCTCGATGAGGGACCGGACGATGAGCACGAAGTGCCCCCCTTGGAGCACACACCCCAGAGTCCCTGGGCCTCGGACTTCAAGGGCTTTCAGGAGCCCGCACCACAGAAGGGGCTGGAGGTGGAGCGCTGGCTTGCGGAGTCACCAGTTGGGCTGCCACCAGAGGAAGAGGACAAGCTAACCCGCTCCCCCTTTGAGATCATCTCTCCTCCGGCCTCCCCGCCTGAGATGGCTGCACAGAGGGTTCTGCCGGCCCCGGAGCAAGAGAGCCCCATCCCAGATCCTAAGCTCCTGCCACCCATGAGGGACGAACCCACTACCCGCTCCTGGCTGGCTGACATCCCACCATGGGTGCCCAAGGAcagacccctgccccctgcacccctctccccagctcccgCTCCCCCGACGCCTGCCCCAGAGCCACACACTCGTGCACCCTTCTCCTGGGACACAGCTGAGGATGATGGTGTggtggctgcagtgcaggaggggGCAGCTGAGCTGGAAGGCGGGCCATACTCCCCACTAGGGAAGGACTACCGCAAGGCcgaagaggaaagggaagaagaagtgGGGGTTCCTGACCACAGCCCCCAGAGCTCACAGGTCCCCAAGGCCAGTGAAAGCCATGCCTCTGAGGAGCCCGAGCAGACCGAGCCAGAGCAGAGAGAGCCCACTCCCTATCCGGATGAGCGGAGCTTCCAGTACGCAGACATCTACGAGCAGATGATGCTCACAGGGCTGGGTCCTGCCTGCCCCACTAGAGAGCCTCCGCTTGGAGCTGCTGGGGACTGGCCCCCCCACATCTCAACCAAGGAGGAAGCTGCTGGCCGAGACACACCTGCAGAGAAGGAGCTTTCATCTCCTGTCTCACCCCATCGCCTCCAATTCGACACTCCGGCCTTCAGCTATGCAGCTCTGGCAGGACCCGCTGTGCCCCCCAGGCAGGAGCCTGAGCCAGGGCTAGGCATGGACCCCAGCCTCACCCCACCTGCAGTACCTCCCCGTGCTCCTATCCCCCAGAGCCAAGGCCCAAGCCCGCCACTGAATGGTCACATCCTGAGCTGCAGTCCAGATCGGAGAACCCCCTCCCCCAAGGAACCAGGACGCAGTCCCTGGGATGACAGCCCCAGTGACTCAGAGCTGGAGAAGGGGGCTCGGGAGCAACCTGAAAAAGAGGCCCAGTCCCCAAGTCCCCCGTACCCCACGCCCGCTGGCCCCTCTGCCTTGTGGCCCGAAAGCGAGGCACGTACCAGCCCTTCCTCAGACTCACACCTGGGTCCTGCCCGACCCAGCCTGGACTTCCCTGCATCAGCCTTTGGCTTCTCCTCACTGCAGCCGGCGCCTCCACAGCTGCCCTCCCCAGCAGAACCCCGCTCAGCACCCTGTGGGTCACTTGCCTTCTCTGGGGACCGGGCTTTGGCTCTGGCTCCAGGGCCCCCCGCCAGAGCCCGGCATGATGAGTACCTTGAAGTGACCAAGGCCCCCAGCCTGGACTCGTCGCTGCCCCAGCTCCCATCACCTGGATCTCCCGGCGCCCCTCTCCTCTCCAGTCTGCCGAGGCCCGCCTCTCCTGTGCTGTCTGAAGGCTCCTCCTCAGAGGCCACCACCCCTGTGATTTCAAGTGTGGCTGAGGGCTTCCCTCCGGGTCTGGGAGCTGCAGAACCAGGGTCCATAGAGCTGGTCCCAGGAATGGAAGCCACTGCCCACGGCCTCTGGGACCTTGCTTCTCTGAGCCCAGCACCTCCAGCGTCCCTGGACTTGGCCCCAGCTCCGGCTCCGAGCCTGCCCGGGGACATGGATGACGGCACCCTGCCCTGTCGCCTGGAGTGCTCAGGAGCGGCTGCCAAGAAGCCGAGCCCCTCCCAGGGTCCCTCCCGAGATGGTGCCACCAATGGTCCAACTGAAACCAGCCCCAAGCCCCCGGGCCCTGCCCCAGCCGAGGCTGAGGCCTGCCCTGCCTGGGAGCGTGGGGCCTGGCCTGAGGGAGCCGAGAGGAGCCCCCGGCCTGACACACTGCTCTCCCCTGAGCAGCCGCCGTGCCCTGAAGCGGCCCCTGGAGACCAGCCTAGAAGCGGCTCCCCCGAGACGGAGGCTGGGCCCCAGGGATGTGCCACTGAACCCCGGCCCCACCGCGGGGAGCTCTCCCCCTCCTTTCTGAACCCTCCTCTCCCTCGGTCCACGGATGACAGTGACCCCTCAACTGAGGAGGCTCGGCTAATAGGGAGAGGGGGGCGGCGCCGGGCAGGAGCCCCAGGGGCCACAGGGGGCCCATGCCCCGTGGCAGATGAGACACCCCCAACATCAGCCAGTGACTCAGGCTCCTCACAGTCAGATTCTGACGTTCCTCCAGAAACTGAGGAGTGTCCATCCATCACAGCTGAGGCAGCCCTTGACTCAGATGAAGATGGGGACTTCCTGCCTGTGGACAAAGCTGGTGGGGTCAGTGGGACTCACCATCCCAGGCCCGGCCATGACCCGCCCCCGCTCCCCCAGCCAGACCCTCGGCCAGCCCCTCCCCGTCCTGACGTGTGCATGGCTGACCCTGAGGGGCTCAGCTCAGAGTCTGGAAGGGTAGAGAGGCTacgggagaaggaaaaggcacagGGGAGAGTTGGCCGCAGGGCCCCGGGTAGGGCTAAGCCAGCGTCTCCTGCCCGCCGTCTGGATCTTCGGGGAAAACGCTCACCCACCCCTGGTAAAGGGACTGCAGATCGAACCTCCCGGGTCCCACCCCGACCACGCAGCACTGCAAGCCAGGTCACCCCAGCAGAGGAAAAGGATGGACACAGCCCCATGTCCAAAGGCTTAGTCAATGGACTCAAGGCAGGACCAA CAGCCTTGGGTTCCAAGGGCGGCTCTGGTGCCCCTGTCTATGTGGATCTCGCTTACATCCCGAATCACTGCAGCGGCAAGACTGCTGACCTTGACTTCTTCCGACGAGTGCGTGCATCCTACTATGTGGTCAGTGGGAATGACCCTGCCAATGGCGAGCCGAGCAGGGCTGTGCTGGATGCCCTGCTGGAGGGCAAGGCCCAGTGGGGGGAGAATCTTCAG GTGACTCTGATCCCTACTCATGACACAGAGGTGACGCGTGAGTGGTACCAGCAGACccatgagcagcagcagcagctgaacgTTCTAGTCCTGGCCAGCAGCAGCACCGTGGTCATGCAGGACGAGTCCTTCCCTGCCTGCAAGATTGAGTTCTGA